AGCATAACGGAAATTGGCGAAAATTCGTCCTTTCTCTTCTTTCCCTACCTTGATCTTAATTCCAAATCCTGCAACGGCACCGAAATCAATAGAAGTAAGCCCGAGTTCCTGATTTGATTTAAAAGCTTCTGTGGAATCGTAGGACATGTCGCTAATCAAAGAATCTGCATTAAATACAGAATACTGGTTATTTAGATTTCCGCTGAGAAAATAGGAGCCGTAGCCACCTATGAAAAAATCTAAAAATACTCTTCTGGTAAACGGCCCGTAAGGTATAACGCCTATCCGGTCTATCGGAGTTGAGAATTTAGCAATCAGATCTCCCTGACCATAAATCAGGTTAAGTTCAGATTCAACCCGCATTTCGAGTTCATCGCTCAGCGGCTCTGTATAATCTTGATTTGCTCCCTTTGTAATTATACCCAAATCGGCTTCCAGGGCAAATTTATCAGAGAACTCAAGGCCAAAGACTAAGCCTCCATTGAGACCA
This genomic window from Bacteroidia bacterium contains:
- a CDS encoding porin family protein, with product MIEKMMTRSNKMKSGFLYFLGCSLTLLLTIPQNLNAQYYQGLQGGMNISTLMGGDPPFPNPDFKLGLNGGLVFGLEFSDKFALEADLGIITKGANQDYTEPLSDELEMRVESELNLIYGQGDLIAKFSTPIDRIGVIPYGPFTRRVFLDFFIGGYGSYFLSGNLNNQYSVFNADSLISDMSYDSTEAFKSNQELGLTSIDFGAVAGFGIKIKVGKEEKGRIFANFRYAFGMYSIDNLRWQRLEFNDKGDPIIVRSSLTNQSIIFSVGYAYSFKGGPNRIQ